A part of Paraliobacillus zengyii genomic DNA contains:
- the ddlA gene encoding D-alanine--D-alanine ligase, which yields MAKVKVGIVFGGKSAEHEVSLQSAKNIVDAIDKTKYDIVLLGIDKQGKWHINNPSSYLINEENPKLIQLNKSNQQVAVIPGEAQNQLVNVSNSSGLDQVDVVFPIVHGTLGEDGSLQGMLRIANLPFVGTDLLGSAVSMDKDIAKRLLKGSGISVAKGLTFRSHQQQDINFGKVQAELGLPLFIKPANQGSSVGVSKVRNEEEFYNGMKEAFLYDNKVLVEEAIIGREIECAVLGNEEPIASFPGEILPNTDFYSYESKYIDETGAELAAPADLTAVQTKRVQEAAIEVFKTLECEGMARVDFFMQEDGNLVVNEVNTLPGFTKISMYPRLWDISGITYPDLIDRLITLGIQRHERNNKLRNAVWE from the coding sequence ATGGCAAAAGTAAAGGTTGGAATAGTATTTGGTGGGAAGTCAGCTGAACACGAGGTGTCACTACAATCAGCGAAAAACATTGTAGATGCAATTGATAAAACGAAGTATGATATCGTATTACTTGGTATAGATAAGCAAGGGAAATGGCATATAAACAACCCATCTTCTTATTTAATTAATGAAGAGAATCCAAAATTAATTCAATTAAATAAAAGTAATCAACAAGTAGCAGTTATTCCAGGAGAAGCGCAGAACCAGCTTGTTAACGTATCAAATTCAAGTGGTTTAGACCAGGTTGATGTCGTTTTCCCTATCGTACATGGAACACTTGGTGAAGACGGAAGTTTGCAGGGGATGCTTCGGATAGCAAATCTTCCGTTTGTAGGAACAGACTTGTTAGGTTCAGCTGTTAGCATGGATAAGGATATTGCTAAACGCTTACTAAAAGGTTCAGGAATTTCCGTTGCGAAAGGCTTAACTTTCAGAAGTCATCAACAACAAGACATTAATTTCGGAAAAGTACAGGCGGAATTAGGATTGCCCCTATTTATAAAACCTGCAAATCAAGGTTCTTCTGTTGGTGTTAGTAAAGTGCGTAATGAAGAAGAGTTTTATAATGGAATGAAAGAAGCCTTTTTATATGACAATAAAGTTTTGGTTGAAGAAGCAATTATTGGTCGTGAAATTGAATGTGCTGTACTTGGAAATGAAGAGCCAATCGCATCTTTCCCTGGTGAAATCTTACCGAATACTGATTTTTACTCTTATGAGTCAAAATATATTGATGAAACAGGAGCAGAATTAGCAGCACCAGCTGATTTGACTGCAGTACAAACGAAGCGCGTGCAAGAAGCGGCTATTGAAGTTTTTAAAACGCTTGAGTGTGAAGGGATGGCGCGTGTTGATTTCTTTATGCAAGAAGACGGTAATTTAGTTGTTAATGAAGTAAACACATTACCGGGTTTTACAAAAATAAGTATGTATCCAAGATTATGGGATATTAGTGGTATTACGTATCCGGATTTAATAGACAGACTAATTACCCTTGGGATACAAAGACACGAGCGAAATAACAAATTAAGAAATGCTGTTTGGGAATAA
- a CDS encoding phosphoglycerate mutase family protein, whose amino-acid sequence MEISIIRHGKSQHTERHKLTCFEFKDWMRKYDSNGVFEKESYPSITLEKVNMANIVITSDLKRSIDSAALLTKTNENISYSLFRETELPACPPLLSKIKLNPTIWAILLRVLWFSGYSKECESLKDANVRAEKATQKLIEYATKHDSVVLIGHGFFNRLIAKELKDQGWEGKRRTGLTHWNCTTYSM is encoded by the coding sequence ATGGAAATCTCAATAATTAGACATGGTAAATCACAACATACCGAGAGACATAAATTAACGTGTTTTGAATTTAAGGACTGGATGAGGAAATATGATTCTAATGGCGTTTTTGAAAAAGAATCTTATCCCTCAATCACGTTGGAAAAAGTGAATATGGCCAATATAGTGATAACTAGTGATTTAAAGAGATCAATAGATTCAGCTGCATTGTTAACCAAAACAAACGAGAATATCTCTTATTCCTTATTTCGGGAAACCGAATTACCAGCCTGTCCACCTCTATTATCAAAAATTAAATTAAATCCCACAATATGGGCTATTCTTTTAAGAGTGCTCTGGTTTAGTGGATATTCAAAAGAATGCGAATCATTAAAGGATGCTAATGTGCGAGCGGAAAAGGCAACACAGAAGTTAATCGAATATGCTACAAAACATGATTCTGTTGTGTTGATAGGTCATGGTTTTTTTAATAGATTGATAGCCAAAGAATTGAAGGATCAAGGCTGGGAGGGGAAAAGAAGAACGGGTTTAACACACTGGAATTGTACAACATACTCCATGTGA
- a CDS encoding DUF4349 domain-containing protein: MQFNKLFIIMSLTLLSTLLFACSSQESNELVSESGDTDTAESSIERQELTTEDSSNVEDIESEVQEEAQVNEDIPEETGSNRKIIYNANLDIEVNNYQNAVNQIEQEITAKNGYIVSSDSYQVEDDLQEGTITARIPQEQFESFIAVVEQGDMKVTQKSISGEDVTEQYVDLESRLKSKEVVEERLLEFMEQAEKTEDLLNISNDLASVQEEIEQITGQLNYLENKSDLATVTLFIRENRLDLVRDEDLNTWERTKEQLMKSINFLLSAGSGLVVFLIGNLPILLLITIIGGVGYYLWKRQKRNKKE, translated from the coding sequence ATGCAGTTCAATAAATTATTTATAATCATGAGTCTTACCTTATTATCTACTTTACTTTTTGCATGTAGTAGTCAAGAAAGTAATGAATTAGTTAGTGAAAGTGGCGATACAGATACTGCTGAATCTAGTATCGAGAGGCAAGAATTGACTACAGAAGATAGTAGTAATGTAGAGGATATCGAATCTGAGGTTCAAGAAGAAGCTCAAGTTAATGAAGATATTCCAGAAGAAACAGGATCTAACAGGAAAATTATTTATAACGCGAACTTGGATATAGAAGTAAATAATTACCAGAACGCCGTTAATCAAATTGAACAAGAAATCACTGCTAAGAATGGTTATATCGTCAGCTCTGATTCCTATCAAGTCGAAGATGATTTACAAGAAGGAACTATTACCGCTCGCATTCCGCAAGAACAATTCGAGTCCTTCATAGCTGTCGTGGAACAAGGAGATATGAAGGTAACACAAAAGAGTATTTCTGGTGAAGACGTAACCGAGCAATATGTAGACCTTGAATCTCGATTAAAATCGAAAGAAGTTGTCGAAGAAAGATTATTAGAATTTATGGAGCAAGCTGAAAAAACAGAGGATTTACTTAATATTTCAAATGATCTTGCAAGTGTACAAGAAGAAATAGAGCAAATCACAGGACAATTAAATTACCTTGAAAACAAATCCGATTTAGCTACGGTCACTCTTTTTATACGTGAAAATCGTTTAGACCTAGTTCGCGATGAAGATCTGAACACATGGGAGAGAACGAAAGAACAACTTATGAAAAGTATTAATTTTTTATTATCTGCTGGCTCAGGTTTGGTTGTATTTTTAATAGGTAATTTACCTATCCTTCTTCTTATTACGATTATTGGTGGGGTTGGGTATTATCTTTGGAAGCGTCAGAAGCGAAACAAAAAGGAATAA
- a CDS encoding argininosuccinate synthase, with protein sequence MAKEKIVLAYSGGLDTSVAIKWLQDQYKYDVIAVGLDVGEGKDLEFVKKKALDVGAIKSYSVDAKALFAEEYVLPALQANLLYEDKYPLISALSRPLIAKVLVDIAEQEGAVAVAHGCTGKGNDQVRFDVAFTALNPKLKIVAPVREWKMTRDEEIAYAAENNIPVPVGLQSPYSVDQNLWGRSNECGILEDPWAEAPKDAFDLTVDPIDAPNTPETIQISFKAGKPVAIDGKEFPLDELILELNKIAGKHGVGRIDHVENRLVGIKSREIYEAPAALTLIAAHQELEALTLPREVAQFKPTIEQKLAQTIYDGLWYSPLTEALQAFIKETQTYVSGTVKVKLYKGQAQVVGRKSEHSLYDMDLATYSKGDAFDHDAALGFIKLWGLPTQVHETVTKAQQNKKASITKTTIDVKEAVKQ encoded by the coding sequence ATGGCAAAAGAAAAAATTGTTTTAGCATATTCTGGTGGATTAGATACATCTGTGGCAATTAAATGGTTACAGGATCAATATAAATATGATGTTATTGCAGTAGGTTTGGATGTAGGAGAAGGTAAAGATCTTGAATTTGTTAAAAAGAAAGCATTAGATGTAGGTGCAATAAAGTCGTATTCAGTCGATGCAAAAGCGTTATTTGCAGAGGAATACGTTTTACCTGCTTTACAAGCAAACTTATTATATGAAGATAAATATCCACTTATTTCTGCATTATCACGTCCGTTAATTGCAAAAGTACTGGTTGATATTGCAGAACAAGAAGGTGCGGTTGCAGTAGCACATGGTTGTACGGGTAAAGGGAATGACCAAGTTCGATTTGACGTAGCATTTACTGCATTAAATCCTAAATTGAAGATTGTTGCACCTGTACGTGAATGGAAGATGACAAGAGATGAAGAAATCGCGTATGCAGCGGAAAATAATATTCCAGTACCTGTTGGCCTACAAAGTCCATATAGTGTAGATCAAAACTTATGGGGACGTAGTAATGAATGTGGAATTTTAGAAGACCCTTGGGCAGAGGCGCCAAAGGATGCATTTGATTTAACAGTTGATCCTATTGATGCACCTAACACACCTGAGACTATTCAAATTTCATTTAAAGCTGGAAAACCAGTTGCAATTGATGGAAAAGAATTTCCTTTAGATGAATTAATATTAGAATTAAATAAAATTGCTGGTAAACATGGCGTTGGACGTATCGACCATGTGGAAAACAGGTTAGTAGGAATTAAATCACGTGAAATTTATGAGGCACCAGCTGCTTTAACTTTAATTGCAGCACACCAAGAGCTTGAAGCTTTGACATTACCAAGAGAAGTAGCGCAGTTCAAACCAACAATCGAACAAAAATTAGCACAAACAATATATGATGGCTTATGGTATTCGCCATTGACAGAAGCATTACAAGCATTTATTAAAGAAACACAAACATATGTGTCTGGTACAGTGAAAGTGAAATTATACAAAGGGCAAGCACAGGTTGTTGGACGTAAATCTGAACATTCTTTATATGATATGGACCTTGCAACATATTCTAAAGGCGATGCATTTGATCATGATGCAGCACTTGGGTTTATCAAACTATGGGGTCTACCTACGCAGGTTCACGAGACTGTAACGAAGGCACAACAAAATAAGAAAGCATCCATTACGAAAACAACGATTGACGTAAAGGAAGCGGTAAAGCAATGA
- the argH gene encoding argininosuccinate lyase: protein MKLWGGRFTKPTNQLVDEYTASIRYDQKLATFDIQGSLAHVEMLGKCDIISLKDAETIAKGLKVVATKIANGEAELTEENEDIHMNVEKLLIDEVGAVGGKLHTGRSRNDQVALDMRLYLRDAIVTVSQLLVDLQQALYQQATNNLDTILPGYTHLQRAQPVLFAHHMMAYVFMLQRDVERLADSWKRVNRSPLGAGALAGTSFAIDRAYVAEKLHFDGITENSLDSVSDRDFVVEFLADASLVSIHLSRLSEELVQWSSAEFNFIELDDAFCTGSSMMPQKKNPDVPELVRGKSGRVIGHLMGMLTTLKGLPLAYNKDMQEDKEGMFDTVETLKGALALFAPMIETMDVKKENMYQAVAKDYSNATDLADYLVGKDLPFREAHAVVGQTVLYSIEKQKYLLDLSIEEFKQFSDVIEHDIYDVLEPKAVVNARNVAGGTARNRVEDQLKQANALFDQNIEWINTKAQLIDSLAVTD from the coding sequence ATGAAACTATGGGGGGGACGATTCACAAAACCAACGAATCAATTAGTAGATGAATATACAGCATCGATTCGTTACGATCAAAAACTAGCAACTTTCGATATTCAAGGAAGTCTCGCCCATGTTGAAATGTTAGGGAAATGCGATATTATATCGTTAAAAGACGCTGAAACTATTGCCAAAGGACTAAAGGTCGTGGCTACTAAAATAGCTAATGGTGAAGCTGAACTAACTGAAGAAAATGAAGATATTCATATGAACGTGGAAAAACTATTGATTGATGAGGTAGGTGCGGTTGGTGGTAAACTCCATACCGGTCGAAGTAGAAATGATCAAGTTGCATTGGATATGCGTTTATATTTACGAGATGCAATAGTAACAGTTAGCCAGTTGTTGGTTGACTTACAACAAGCGCTATATCAACAAGCTACAAATAATTTAGACACCATATTACCTGGTTATACGCATCTGCAAAGAGCACAACCTGTTTTATTTGCTCACCACATGATGGCTTATGTCTTTATGTTGCAGCGTGATGTAGAAAGATTAGCAGATAGTTGGAAACGAGTGAACCGTTCACCGCTAGGAGCAGGTGCTTTAGCAGGAACATCATTTGCGATTGATCGTGCCTATGTGGCAGAGAAGTTACATTTTGACGGCATTACAGAAAATAGTTTGGATTCGGTAAGTGATCGTGATTTTGTTGTTGAGTTTTTAGCGGATGCATCACTGGTTTCGATTCATTTATCACGCTTATCAGAAGAACTTGTCCAATGGTCAAGTGCTGAGTTTAATTTTATTGAACTGGATGACGCATTTTGTACGGGTAGCAGTATGATGCCGCAAAAGAAAAACCCGGATGTACCTGAATTGGTTCGTGGGAAATCGGGTCGAGTTATTGGTCATTTAATGGGTATGTTAACAACCTTAAAAGGTTTGCCACTTGCATACAATAAAGATATGCAAGAGGATAAAGAAGGTATGTTTGATACAGTAGAAACGCTCAAAGGTGCTTTAGCGCTTTTTGCACCAATGATTGAAACAATGGATGTAAAAAAAGAAAATATGTATCAAGCTGTTGCCAAGGATTATTCCAACGCAACTGACTTAGCTGATTATCTAGTTGGAAAAGATCTTCCTTTTCGTGAGGCACATGCAGTGGTTGGTCAAACAGTACTATATAGTATAGAAAAACAAAAATATTTACTAGATTTATCAATAGAAGAGTTTAAGCAATTTTCAGATGTAATCGAACATGATATTTATGATGTATTAGAACCAAAAGCGGTTGTTAATGCACGAAATGTGGCTGGTGGTACAGCTCGTAATCGCGTCGAAGATCAATTGAAACAAGCTAATGCACTCTTTGACCAAAATATAGAATGGATTAATACAAAAGCACAGTTAATTGATTCATTAGCTGTCACAGATTAA
- a CDS encoding carbamoyl phosphate synthase small subunit encodes MTEEIGYLVLNTGDVLEGKWLGKPISKEGEMVFNTAMTGYQEVMTDPSYAGQIVTLTYPLIGNYGCNDISKESIHPALAGLIISNACDTPEHYQSSYSIVEMINTYEIPALYGIDTRALTRIIREHGEVYGKITSDIKDVPTYCQVDPTIVQKVSVDKIQQLTALHVPSSFLRQHMVVMDFGYKHSITQSLLELGCDVTVVPYNTTLETIISLKPDGIILTNGPGDPKSLTPQLSTIKQVAEMYPTLGICLGHQLIALAFGGSTKRLPYGHRGSNHPVKNLLTGKVVITSQNHGYVVDEASINQNEWNVSYINVNDKSVEGLKHKTKDVMTVQFHPEAHPGPIDTHHIFVNFIEQLSVKGEKQHA; translated from the coding sequence ATGACAGAAGAAATAGGTTATCTTGTTTTAAATACAGGGGATGTATTGGAAGGAAAATGGCTTGGAAAACCTATTTCAAAAGAAGGTGAAATGGTTTTTAATACCGCAATGACAGGTTATCAGGAAGTAATGACTGATCCTTCTTATGCTGGACAGATTGTTACGTTAACATATCCGTTGATCGGTAATTATGGTTGTAACGATATAAGTAAAGAAAGTATCCACCCAGCATTAGCGGGGTTAATTATTTCAAATGCCTGTGATACACCAGAGCATTATCAGTCTAGCTATTCAATTGTGGAGATGATTAACACGTATGAAATTCCAGCCTTATATGGAATTGATACACGTGCATTAACGCGTATTATTCGTGAACATGGAGAAGTGTACGGTAAAATCACATCAGATATTAAAGATGTCCCGACATATTGTCAAGTTGACCCAACTATCGTTCAAAAAGTATCCGTTGATAAAATCCAACAATTGACCGCGTTACATGTACCTTCCTCCTTTTTAAGACAACATATGGTAGTAATGGATTTTGGTTATAAACACTCGATCACACAATCATTATTAGAGTTGGGTTGCGATGTAACAGTCGTTCCTTATAATACAACGCTCGAAACGATTATCTCTCTAAAACCTGATGGTATTATTTTAACAAATGGTCCAGGGGATCCTAAAAGTCTGACACCACAATTATCGACAATTAAGCAGGTTGCAGAAATGTATCCTACATTAGGGATTTGTTTAGGACATCAGTTAATTGCATTGGCATTTGGTGGCTCAACAAAACGTTTACCTTATGGTCATCGTGGTAGTAACCATCCAGTCAAAAACTTGTTAACTGGAAAAGTAGTAATAACGTCACAAAATCATGGTTACGTTGTGGACGAAGCTTCTATAAATCAGAATGAATGGAACGTTTCTTATATAAATGTAAATGATAAATCAGTCGAAGGATTAAAGCATAAGACAAAAGATGTAATGACAGTTCAATTTCATCCAGAAGCACATCCTGGGCCAATTGATACACATCATATTTTTGTTAACTTTATTGAACAGTTAAGCGTAAAAGGGGAGAAACAGCATGCCTAA
- the carB gene encoding carbamoyl-phosphate synthase (glutamine-hydrolyzing) large subunit, which translates to MPKLDSIKKVIVIGSGPIVIGQAAEFDYAGTQACLALKEEGIEVILVNNNPATIMTDENIADKVYLEPLTLLSLTKIIEKEKPDGLLPTLGGQTGLNLAMELTEANVLAVNNVELLGTPLETIKKGEDREIFKAMMKEIGEPTAESVSTTSVDEAIRFAMSVGYPLIVRPAYTLGGAGGGIVKDETELRKIVKSGMHASPIGQVLIEQSVKGWKEIEYEVMRDDNDTCIIVCNMENLDPVGVHTGDSIVVAPSQTLNDYQYQMLRTSSVKVIRELGVIGGCNIQFALNPNSNEHIIIEVNPRVSRSSALASKATGYPIARIAAKLALGYHLDEVLNPITGDTYASFEPAIDYIAVKIPRWPFDKFHQANRLLGTQMKATGEVMALARNFPTAMNKAIRSLEIGLDSLYLPGVEKLTDQELKQALDLATDERLFVIAEAYRRGYTIQQIHEITEITKYFLHEIALMIEIEKALEQKAWDKVSVQDLKKAKQFGISNKRLASLWHVDTTVIQQKLEESKIFPSYKMVDTCAAEFSADTPYFYSSWNEIDEVEALTGKRRMVVLGSGPIRIGQGVEFDYCSVHAAMSLKDQNIDAVVVNNNPETVSTDFNTADHLYFEPLTEEDVLQVVKKEKAEGVLIQFGGQTAINLADGLAKQGVKIIGTELSVIEATEDRDQFYQLLKKLDIPHIPGDTVMSKGDAKAMAAKIGYPILIRPSYVIGGQGMVIIEDEAALVAHIDQIKESTSHNRIFPLLIDRFITGSEVEVDAICDGEDILIPGIFEHVERAGVHSGDSVAIFPAPSLSKTEKETIETYTQKISAALNVKGIMNIQFVISADRKTIYVLEVNPRASRTVPIASKVTGVPMIDLATRVQMGEKLDEQEWKLGLHEDVPFYAVKMPVFSTNKLPGLDPIVGPEMKSTGEAIGIGSTVEAAMAKAFGWKNEFFQPITSEKSIYLSLDEISNSLIEALNDIEGKIVADQKTADLLKANNINVEQVLSVEVATEANDAETFVLVCSTKLGEAHKQLRESTLQAGVICLTASETFVAYLKATTGEQEAPFAINHYQLDGNKLNKKERVLR; encoded by the coding sequence ATGCCTAAGTTAGATTCTATAAAAAAAGTAATCGTGATTGGCTCTGGTCCAATCGTGATCGGGCAAGCTGCTGAGTTTGATTATGCCGGTACACAAGCATGCTTAGCATTAAAAGAAGAAGGTATTGAAGTGATACTGGTCAACAATAATCCAGCTACGATAATGACCGATGAAAATATTGCAGATAAGGTTTATTTAGAGCCACTGACACTTCTTTCTTTAACGAAGATTATTGAAAAAGAAAAACCAGATGGTCTGTTGCCTACGTTGGGTGGGCAAACAGGCTTAAATCTAGCGATGGAATTGACAGAAGCAAATGTTCTAGCAGTAAATAATGTCGAATTATTAGGTACCCCATTAGAAACAATAAAAAAAGGGGAAGACCGAGAAATTTTTAAAGCAATGATGAAAGAGATTGGTGAACCTACTGCAGAAAGTGTCTCCACTACATCTGTGGATGAAGCCATTCGTTTTGCTATGTCTGTAGGTTATCCATTGATTGTTCGCCCAGCATATACACTAGGTGGAGCTGGTGGTGGAATTGTTAAAGATGAAACAGAGCTTAGAAAAATAGTGAAAAGTGGTATGCATGCTAGTCCAATCGGCCAAGTGTTAATAGAACAAAGTGTTAAAGGTTGGAAAGAGATTGAGTACGAAGTGATGCGTGACGATAACGATACGTGTATTATCGTTTGTAACATGGAGAATCTTGATCCAGTTGGTGTGCATACGGGAGACAGTATTGTTGTAGCACCGTCCCAGACATTAAATGATTATCAATATCAAATGTTGCGTACTTCTTCGGTTAAAGTAATTCGCGAGCTCGGGGTTATTGGAGGTTGTAATATTCAGTTTGCACTTAATCCCAACAGTAATGAACACATTATTATTGAGGTAAATCCACGTGTAAGCCGTTCTAGTGCCTTGGCATCGAAAGCTACAGGTTACCCGATTGCACGTATTGCAGCAAAGTTAGCACTTGGTTATCACTTAGATGAAGTGCTAAACCCAATTACGGGAGATACGTATGCAAGTTTTGAACCGGCAATTGATTATATCGCTGTCAAAATACCACGCTGGCCATTTGATAAATTTCATCAAGCAAATCGCTTGTTAGGAACACAAATGAAAGCAACAGGTGAGGTAATGGCATTAGCTCGTAACTTCCCGACAGCAATGAACAAGGCGATACGGTCATTAGAAATTGGTTTGGATTCCCTGTACTTACCTGGGGTAGAAAAATTAACGGATCAAGAGTTGAAGCAGGCTTTAGATCTTGCAACAGATGAACGATTATTTGTAATTGCAGAAGCTTATCGTCGAGGCTATACGATTCAACAAATACATGAGATTACAGAAATTACAAAGTATTTTTTACATGAGATTGCATTAATGATCGAAATAGAAAAAGCACTTGAACAAAAAGCATGGGATAAAGTGTCTGTGCAAGACTTGAAGAAAGCGAAACAATTCGGTATATCGAATAAGCGGTTAGCTAGCTTATGGCATGTAGATACGACTGTTATCCAACAGAAATTAGAAGAAAGTAAGATATTTCCTTCTTATAAAATGGTAGATACATGTGCTGCAGAATTTTCAGCTGACACCCCTTACTTTTATAGTTCATGGAATGAAATAGATGAAGTAGAAGCGTTAACAGGGAAAAGAAGAATGGTCGTATTGGGTTCAGGACCTATTAGAATTGGTCAGGGAGTTGAATTTGATTATTGTTCGGTTCATGCGGCGATGTCGTTAAAAGACCAAAATATTGATGCTGTTGTAGTTAATAATAATCCAGAAACAGTTAGTACCGATTTTAATACGGCTGATCATTTATACTTTGAACCGTTGACAGAGGAAGATGTCCTACAAGTTGTAAAAAAAGAAAAGGCAGAAGGTGTGCTCATTCAGTTTGGCGGACAGACAGCTATTAATCTAGCAGATGGATTAGCTAAACAAGGTGTTAAGATTATCGGTACCGAATTGAGTGTAATAGAAGCAACAGAAGATCGCGATCAATTTTATCAACTATTGAAGAAATTAGATATACCCCATATACCAGGTGATACGGTAATGAGTAAAGGTGATGCGAAAGCAATGGCAGCAAAAATAGGTTATCCTATCTTAATTCGTCCGTCGTATGTTATTGGCGGGCAGGGTATGGTTATTATCGAGGATGAAGCGGCTTTAGTTGCCCATATTGATCAAATAAAAGAAAGCACAAGCCATAATCGCATTTTTCCATTATTAATAGATCGTTTTATTACTGGTAGTGAAGTAGAAGTAGATGCAATATGTGATGGAGAAGATATTTTGATTCCTGGTATTTTTGAGCACGTAGAACGAGCAGGTGTGCATTCAGGAGATAGTGTCGCAATATTTCCGGCACCAAGCTTATCGAAAACAGAGAAAGAAACGATTGAAACATATACACAGAAAATATCAGCAGCATTAAATGTAAAAGGGATTATGAATATTCAATTCGTTATTAGTGCAGATCGAAAGACCATTTATGTTTTAGAAGTAAATCCGCGTGCATCAAGAACCGTTCCTATTGCTAGTAAGGTAACCGGTGTGCCAATGATAGATTTAGCCACACGTGTGCAAATGGGAGAAAAGTTAGATGAGCAAGAATGGAAACTTGGTTTACATGAAGATGTTCCATTCTATGCAGTGAAAATGCCAGTTTTCTCAACAAATAAATTACCTGGTCTTGATCCAATAGTAGGGCCAGAAATGAAGTCTACAGGAGAAGCAATTGGTATTGGTTCAACCGTTGAGGCTGCAATGGCTAAAGCGTTTGGTTGGAAAAATGAATTTTTTCAACCAATTACGAGTGAAAAAAGCATTTATCTCTCATTAGATGAGATTAGTAATAGCCTTATTGAAGCGCTCAACGATATAGAAGGAAAGATTGTTGCTGATCAAAAAACAGCAGATCTTTTAAAAGCAAATAATATAAATGTGGAACAAGTTTTATCTGTAGAGGTAGCTACTGAAGCAAATGATGCGGAAACATTTGTTTTAGTGTGTAGCACGAAATTGGGTGAAGCACATAAACAATTACGTGAAAGCACACTACAGGCAGGTGTGATATGTCTGACAGCCTCTGAAACTTTTGTTGCATACTTAAAGGCAACCACAGGTGAGCAAGAGGCACCTTTTGCCATTAATCATTATCAATTGGATGGTAATAAACTTAATAAAAAGGAGCGTGTGTTACGATGA
- the argF gene encoding ornithine carbamoyltransferase has product MTVAVKDLQTQLAGRDFLTLADYSKEEITYLLQLAKEIKQKKKQGEVYQPLQGKVLGLIFEKSSTRTRVSFEAGIYQLGGTGLFLSSKDIQIGRGEPISDTAKVLSGYLDGIMIRTFAQSDVEELAANASIPVINGLTDLYHPCQVLADLQTIEEVKGQLAGLKIAYIGDGNNMAHSLILGAATMGMHFSTAAPVGYLPDQSVVDKAKAIANGTDITITSDPIEAIKGADIIYTDVWASMGQESEQKAREKLFASYQVNTELLQHAKADYTFMHCLPAHRGEEVTAEIIDGDHSVVFQEAENRLHAQKALMVALMG; this is encoded by the coding sequence ATGACCGTAGCTGTAAAAGACTTACAAACACAACTGGCTGGAAGAGATTTTCTAACGCTAGCTGATTATAGTAAAGAAGAAATTACGTATTTACTTCAACTAGCCAAAGAAATCAAACAGAAGAAAAAGCAGGGTGAAGTATATCAGCCTTTACAGGGTAAAGTACTCGGCTTAATCTTTGAAAAATCTTCGACTCGTACACGCGTATCCTTTGAAGCAGGAATTTATCAACTTGGTGGAACGGGATTATTCTTAAGCTCTAAGGATATCCAGATTGGTAGAGGTGAACCAATTTCTGACACAGCAAAAGTTTTATCAGGTTATTTAGACGGTATTATGATTCGGACTTTTGCACAATCTGATGTAGAAGAATTGGCTGCTAATGCGAGTATTCCAGTTATTAATGGATTAACAGACCTCTATCATCCTTGCCAAGTGTTGGCCGATTTACAAACAATTGAAGAGGTTAAAGGTCAATTGGCTGGTTTAAAAATAGCTTATATTGGTGATGGGAATAACATGGCACATTCATTAATTTTGGGTGCCGCAACAATGGGTATGCACTTTAGCACAGCTGCTCCAGTTGGATACTTACCCGATCAATCAGTTGTTGATAAAGCAAAAGCGATTGCGAATGGAACTGACATTACCATTACATCTGATCCAATTGAAGCAATTAAAGGTGCTGATATTATTTATACAGATGTATGGGCAAGTATGGGACAGGAAAGTGAACAAAAAGCCCGTGAAAAACTGTTTGCTTCCTATCAAGTGAATACCGAATTATTACAACATGCAAAAGCTGATTATACTTTTATGCATTGTTTACCCGCCCATCGTGGTGAAGAAGTAACTGCTGAGATTATTGATGGGGATCATTCAGTAGTTTTCCAAGAAGCGGAAAATCGTTTACATGCGCAAAAAGCATTGATGGTTGCATTAATGGGATAA